Part of the Leptidea sinapis chromosome 5, ilLepSina1.1, whole genome shotgun sequence genome, ttatcTAGAGAATTACTTCGCTCAGACTTAGCTGGATAgttactttgctcagacttattTATAGActtactttgctcagacttatcTAGAGaattataacctaggtcctagagaatcattgagcgcaaaattcaaagaaattaacatcttgactgttgcttctcaatatattcttgataatattaacaccaggaacagacataaactggtgatgcctactactcggctaagtcgagttagtaagtcttttgtggggcgatgtatatgcttttacaacaagatctcagaaaatgttcaaaacaaaagtattacgttattcaaaagaattgttaaaaaacgttgtgGTATGTgattaaggttactataacataaatgactttcttaatgataccacagattgggaatggagtgaccgccctcaggctattaaataataaatttaattgtacaatattactttgtaaacatatttagttgatgaaaaaaaaagcccgctgagtttttgcgccctttcttctcaggtctgaggcattcattttggaatgggtggtagttttttgactctcaaaaagtgatgtcacatcctaatttaaataaaaatatttgaatttgacttagCTAGAGAGTTACTTTGCTCAGAATTATCTAGAGAATTACTTTGCTCAGAATTGTCTAGAGAGTTAATTTGCTCAGACTTATGCAGAGAgttactttgctcagacttattTGTAGAGTTAAGTCAAAgtcctttatatatatatctaatatataaaattctcgtgtcgcggtgtttgtagtaaaactcctccgaaacggcttgaccgattctaatgcaatttagtgtaaatattgagtaggtctgagaatcgaacaacatatatttttcatccccctaaatgttaagggtagtatGCAAGTCCAcccctaaatttatttttattaattattattaatttttagttttttatgatacatacataagtacataaaaaatacttacaaccctaaattttcacacatctacgatcaacacctatctttgtatcgagattttagtattattctattccatccacagatacgcaatcaaatataatgatgattgtagtatgataaatttaatgtatgttatatttggtagttctgagaatcggtcgtcatgtatttttataccccaaaattttttttattactttatatggcaatacaacgtttgctgggtcagctagtgaatatatatatttcttttaagcgtctgttgtaactgaactcctcctaaactgctggaccgatttcactgaaactttctgtgtatcttcaggtggatttgagaatggtttagattcacaattgaactacctcctaaacggctggatcgaatttgatgattttttgtgtgttccagtgaatttgagattggtttagattctcaattccgtccatatagtaTAATTCTCCTGTTcttgtgtatgttagtgaactcctcctaacggctggagtgatttatcaaatttaagaagtgtgtacaggacaacgtctgtcgggtccactagttagTAGATTATAAACATCTAAAATAAACTCAAACTACAAGCCGAACACAAACGGGATTAACAATTCTTGCGTCATCACAACTGTTATGCGCAGTTTCAAAATACCTGTATAATGCGGGCATCGGTGCCTTGATTGAAGTAGTTAGTTGTTTTCTAACATTAACCTGTGTGTACAATTTTGCCGTCACGCATCTTAAAAATACGTTCCGTTTTTAAACAAGTAAATAAGTAAACAACACCGCATGAATCATTCATCGATTTccacttattaaaataaaattaataagcaaaTGAGTTTAGGATACTGttataacttaatttactatatataataataataatattgacacactttttacacgaattatcttgccccaagttacgcatatatagcctgtgttatgggttacaagacaatgatatatttaatacaatatacttaaacatacacaaattcatataaacatacataaatacatttaaacattcatggctcggaaacaaaaaccatattcatcatataaatgattgcacctaccgggattcgaacccggaacctctagcttagtaggtaggatcgctaaccctCGGCTATACAGGCTATATATTGTAACTGTTTGTTTGATAATATTCAGAAATGTACTGTGTGACTGAAACACGCGCTTGACTGTTCTATTGGGCTGTCTTACCTTAACCTCAGCATAATCTAAGTTGTCAAATCACTATTAAtaccaaataaaatattgcgctaagttttatgtaagtaaagtctgagcaaatttTAAGTACGCTCTGTAGATCACAGCCTTATAGACCATCTGCGAGTAAGTAGTAAACTGGAACGGTAGAAGCCACCtgaagttaagtgatcaccgccgcccacattctcacattcgcaacaccagaggaatcacgagaGCGTTGCAGGCcctttaaaaaaagtgtacgcgctattcttgaaggtacccatgtcgtatcgtcctggaaacaccgcagaatgaagctcattccacagcttggtcggttggtagaaagctccttgaaaacagctCGTTTGAAGAACACCATcatcacacatccagatggtggagatgatatcgtaatttgtgtcgtttcgtgcgaaggtgaaattcgggaGCAGGAATCATTGTTTTGTTTTCAGAATCATATTTCTATACATACTTCTAAGGTCTTTTTAATATTCACTATTTATGTGTCACGGCCAGTTGTGACATATGAaccatagatcatttatacgtgaAAACGGCGAAACAAATTGAGTTTCAAATTAACCTCtattgagcaatgcacactaacacaaagtgtgataaaaatcgcgagtgtaatactTATCTTGTCACGCACGCTAAAGTTACACTCCTGAGCTGttattatcggttgtctaaaagcaagagactatctagacgtataaataatcttaagAGATTAACGATGATTCCAGCTACACGTTCACGGACCTGGCGCAGATGGTATGCTCGGTGCGCACCGCGCGCGACACCGGTAACGACTCCAGCTCCTCGTCAGACTACGAAGATGACCAGCGccacttcgaggggtacgcctCCGAACCCAGCGCCGGCATCCTCGAGGTGAGTCTGCCCACAGCTACCTACACTCAACATTTAGGCTACGCAGGTGACTCGGGTGACGCCGCACAGTACAGTACACAATATATAGCAGGGCAGGACTTGCGAGGCAGACATAGGCCACGAGCGTATGATGCGATGCAGGATCACAGATTTGCGTTgtcgtttttaaaattattttaatacacaagGGGCAGTTTCTTGGCAAGCTGAGGCGTTTGAGGTTCGGCAATAAATACCCATTATAACCCtcttaatgtattttttaatagtctGGATGATTAGTATCATACAAACAAGGTTCACACgcaataattcatttaaatgattgcaaaaaaaatatggaatagTTGGAAAAAACATGTGTACAAAGTGGAATAGGCATAAAGAACATAAACGCATCGCGTAGATTTCTGTACCGGCGCTACAACGAAACGCTGAGCTGGAGATAAGCATGTCTGCGTACGTGTTTGCGCCGCAGCGTACGTAGCTCTTAGTAcgtacatctaatatataaaattatcgtgtcCAGTATTTGTtatcaaactcctccgaaaaAGCTAACCGGATTTTTATGTGTATATCAGGTAGTTctaagaatcggccaacatctattttttatagcccaaagtttgttttttctttttgtttactactttgtatggcaataatacaacgtttgctgggtgagctagtatgttataaaattgctCTGTCCTGCGCTGCGTTGACCTGCGTCGTCTGCGTCTCAGCATACGCTTAACCTAACAATTGTAATTTGAGCATGATCAAAATGTGATGTGACCTTTTAGAACTGAGAAACGCCGTTGGTCAAAGTAAGCTTACGAGATCTACGGTCAGTATGAATTGatctttttgtttattatgaacaaaaactaattattaatGTCGATTAGGTTGATAGATCGTATAAATGCACTCcctattttgttattttttgaaaaattggcGGAATTACAGAACGCTTTCTTGTTCTTGTATCTTCTATGATATTATGAGGATTCTAATTgtgttcaatataaaataactgatgATTAGCTTAATATTAAGGTctaaacaatacaatacaaattcATTGTTAATGATAAGATATACTATTCTTGGGGCTCTTATCAATATAGGAGTAGCACAGGGGTCTATCCTTGGACCGTACCTATTTCTTATTTGTACTAATGATGTGCTTAATCTTACGGGTGACACTGCACTCATTTAAGGTGGAAATAAATCTAACGCATATCTGAGTAATCAATTCTctatttgttattgtttatatGTCGAAAACCGTTGCCACTAGCCCATTAATTACCAAGGAcacgaaatatttaattttgtgcaCTCCGTGTAAACAATTTGGCTCCCTGAATTTATTGCGCccgaggcatactttttcgaatgggtggtagtttctgaTCCGTttaataagaaattttaaatcctatcttgaataaaattgaatttgataatAGACCCAGTTCTACAGCATACGTAGTTAAAAAGATGGGGTAATagtaaatttgttattttaaagtgatattccctccttctgggattaattaaacaaacttAACCAGCCAACGATACAACCTGAGACTTGAACGAGATGTATCAAGATTTACGTTCGATGCGTCGCTCGGATGGTTGGcgcagttggtaagagcgctcggacggaacccgagaggtgcgggttcgagtcccacatcgtccataaatGTCTGTTTATTGCAGTATACGTTCCATTTCTACTAAACAATAagagttttaaatattacttagatGTCGTCAAGCGTAGAGGAGGGCGCGGCTTGGATCAGCGACACAGAACTGGTGGGCAAATATTGAGACCACTCGCGCCTCCTGCACTGGTCtacactttatttattacatttgtaACGTCCGGGTGCGGGGCGCTTGCTGCTAACTTGTAGGTCCCGTAGGAGAATTAGGCGTCTTGTCCACACACGAAAAATGCGTGACTATTCTAAGAATGTATTCAAGAAAGAATAAACAATAGAAAGTTTATTGAATTAGTCGTTATTTTGCGGATTGATGAAGGACAAATATTAGAGGAATCAACACTCAAGATAAAACTCATAATATTTGGATAGGAAATAATGAAAAGATTGTAAGAAATTATCCAGTTTCGATTTAAATATTGAGATTTAAAAGATATTGAATGAAATATGACAATTCGGCAATCCGCCATGTTAACTAAAACTTGAGTGGCGTCACTGCCCAATATAAATCACCGCGTCGATTGAAGTTTTGGTTGCTATATTACACTTTATTACTGATTTTTGAGATGTGCTACTTCGCGAATTCGGCCACCGCGATACTTCCAGTATTTTTGCACGTAATTTAAAGTAGATTACATTACATTGCAACGTACGCTTGCAACGCTGCAGATATTGAGAAATTTGTGTACGGACGGCAACatgagtaatttaaaaaaacagccatagattaaaaaaaagggCTTACCGATCAAATGTTATAGTTTGATTGacgaattataaaaaatgttatagtaTAACTGCCAGTTGTGTAAGACTTTCCGCAGTTAAATAATACATAGAAATACACTATAATTACGCCCtccgttatttataatattaaggctgGGTTCCACCATTTCGTTTTAGCAATAAGAAACTTGTTAAAGTACCTGTTAAGCAAACAATGTATTGCACCATTTGACAGTTTTTAGATGACCTCATAACTTTatctgttaaccgtaaccgtccaacgttcgccggttaaagctattgtttatgttaaatagctaaatagcggcctgtcaaaagtttcaaataaatattcgatattgacttgatatttcacagTTTAACTATAACTTTgtcaaggaatacgatggtgcaacacatttcgcaatctatgttaaagtcagcgttactgttaacattaaatttgacttaaaccttaataCGATGCAACCCAGCCTAAATAGGTAATTACTAACTAGGTGATTGTCTATACGCCACCTATGAGGCTATCTCATTCTAGTACGTTAGAATAAACGCATCGGAACTGTGCCATTGTTTTGTACGGTGATTTTCCGTGTCATATACAAGCtcacaatttttcaaatttttagaaaaagtgCCATGGACAAGAGGCCTAACTCATTTATAAATTAGCTTGCTTAATTTTAACCTTATTCTGCCAATGCGATAAACCGCTAGCATTACTTGTGATTGGTGGGCTTGTATTATACAGGGCTACgcacttttaccagtgggaggatgtcggcaagattatgggttccacaacggcgcctttttctgccgtgaagtaataatgtgtaaacattgtgtttcggtctggagggcgccgtagctagtgaaattactttcaGCTGCTAAACAAAACCTAGCTATAATATTTTCGCGACGTGCGTAGTGTTTTTTGGTAACTGTATGGTCGGCTCATTTATATGCAGTTTTGCCTTCTTATTGTACTCATATTGCTCAATTTACAGGAAGGACTTCGGACCCGACGTGTGGGAGGCTCGTTGTCCCTCTCCGAGGACGAGATCGACTCGGAAGCCGAGGTGTATGACCCGCTTAACAAACGCGGCGGGGGCAGATGAGATccgaccatgcacgatctgtgcAAGGCCTTATATACATACGTGAGGGGCGAGCGGGACGCAGCCGGCACCGCTCAATAAACTGTTATTAGGCCACGGCTACACGTGGCGGTCAGCCTGCGACTGTTTTAACGCGCTACTGTGTATTAAATGGTGTTATAAGTCATTAGCGTTTCTTGTAGTTTAGCTCAATGCTCAGTTATGAAGACGTTCAACGTTGTGTGGTGTTATAAAATTTAGCGTTTTGTGCTACAATGGTGTACCTCACTTTTTAATGAACAGTATTTAGTTAGTCTATTACTATTGAGTTCAAAATCCTCAATAGTTAGGAGAAACTATCCGAACAATAGTAGCTTTCGGTGTGTAGATTGCGTAATATGCAATTAGCATTATTTTGGTGCATAGGCATCATTGATGCGTTTTGCGTAAATACAATTTTAGCGCAATTCTTAACGTCTTAACGAAGCCTTAACTTAGTGCATGGCCAGACTGAACACGCGGGTGCGGAAATTACGCGCGGCTCGTCAGACTGATATGCCCAGGGTTTGCCAAATACAATAATGGATGAATAATACTTATTTTCATTGGAAAATTCTtacttaaattgttttttaatgcaGAAATTGTGCTTATAGATACTTCAATATTGAAATCAGTAGTGGACATGTTGCCAACGCGCGTGGTAAGCTCGGAATAGTTTGGGATCCCAGTGTTCCGAGTGTTCGTGTGACACCCGCGCACTTGTATAAATGCCtcatggttttttttatgacaataaggtacgCGACGAACATGACGTTTAAATGgtggtaattaatacgtctgctcattacaaagcagtgcccctcaggattcttgaaaaacccaaaaattctgtatCGTCAACTGGAGacaatataagatgttaagtctcattcaccCAGCAATTCCAactgctacggcgcccttcaaccGCTCTCGCTTGCCCGCTACGGGCACTCAAATAAGGTTTCACATATTTAAGTACGTCGCGTCGCGTCCGCGATTTCAGTCTGGCCGAGCACTTAGGGATTCATCAGATGTAACACTTAGTTGGGTCATATACCTAGGCTACTAATGTAATGTTTCTTctatgttatttttgaaaatttattgaataaggcgttactttgcggaaatccataattatacaaattattaagaGTCTcgtatgttatttttgttatagaaGAAAAATATTGAAACTAATATCTATATCAGTATATAAGATACCCCGAACttttgacaatataatattaattctgaATCTCAAAAATATACTGTAATTTGAAGGcacataatgaaaataatatattacatatgtatattttatttatttgtgtgatgataattttatgtgtatatttacgcggaacgcgagaggtcgcgggttcgagtcccgcatagtttataaattttgttttgaaatttaatttgtgatgtgatatacttattattttgttccatGCCTTCACCTAGTGTAATCTATATTTCCAACTTGCTTTCTGGAAAGCGAACAGGTCGTTCAAATCAGTTTGAAAGTTGCTATAAGAAATTAGAAAGTAAAATTCTCAcatccttacaaataaacttggcgtaaagttatacctgagaataaaccaagaatatgcgaaatgttgactatatcgctgacaacactgtcgaTACAATGTTAATTCTGAAGTCTTCTAAATTTCAAGCAGCCTTGCGTGGACGTAGTTCCTAAAAAAccttccaagccacaaacatcacattttaaggaattcgtgtttaaagtttaataaatataagtgtattcatacatgtgggttgggctactatgGCATGATGTCAttgaaagagtgacagtagAGCTGCCAtattttgtcagtccgttaatatgaatcagttttgtgttcttaactcaatttcgacatgattgtggtttggaacgtttttctggaattacgtccaaataaatgttatacctcttaataaaccaatcgtaaacAAAATGtctttttgtatacatttagcATATGCATggttattctcaggtataactttataacaagtttatttgtaaggccgtatataTCTTATAGATAGTATAGCTATATAAGTGCCATGATTGATGATTTGTTTCGAAGACGTACGGTATCATAAAAATTGTACCGACTATGAAACTGTAACTAAAGAATTAATTTGACTAGGGATTGATAATGATAAAAAGATTTTTCTTATCAAATTGTTACTCCCACTGAATGTGTACTTATCTTTATGAACTTTTTAACTAAAAATGTGTACTCCCAATATTaaagcaaatatatttaattcatttgtAGGACTGATTAGGCTTAAGACTCAAATAACCGCATAAAATAACCAAATTATACTTGTGATTacttagtgttttatttatgaataaatacttAGAAAATGTTCATGTCTGTCTCAATCTTTATATGATTTCCAGTTGATTGCGTACAGCAGCCTTTCCCTTACCTCTTTAAGTCTTCGAAGGTAGCTGTGAACGTTGACCACTTCGGGATTGTCGCCGTACTCGTTTTTGATAGTCTCAATCTTTTCTATACACATAGTTCTGTAATTGTGGCCAGTTTCAAAGCCGTAACTGGTTGTCTCTGATGTTCCGTCCCAGTCTTCGTGAGTCCGTATCGGTATGGACTTGATGCGCCGTTCCCAGTGCCATTTCATATGGCTCCTGATGTCCGGACAATCGCACAGGTTTATCAGCACCTGCATAGCGCTCAGCTGCATCATCGGCCGCGCTTGACCATGACACAGACTGACTAAATTCTTCGTCAACTCCTCGCAGCATTCTTTCGCCCGCCATTTTGATCTGGTCGTGTGAGTCGTGTACTGCATCAGAGTTACTGCGCTTATTCTGACCTCCACCTCGTTCGACACCAGGAACGGCCTCAGAACGAAAGTTAAATCGTTGTCATCGGCAAGTTTCTTTCCaacgtcgtgcttgcacagttGCGTCATACACCCCATTGCCCCGCAAACAATCTTCGGATCTTCATCTTCGAATAATTTCAGCATTATTTGGAATGCGTTTGCTTTCAAAGGCCTCTCTTGATTCCAATCGGTGAGATTTGCGATTGTCCGCAAATGGGAGCTTACAATacctttgtgatcatttgtgaCCATTTTTAAAAGAGTTTCTATAATGGTATCATCTTCCAAGAGCATTGGTAATGCGCATCTGTGTTCAGAGAGAGTTTTCAGCGTATGCGCTGCAGCATAACGTATCTCCTTTCTATCTCTTACAATGAGCCACAAAAGTTCTTTTATAATTATCGGCCTGGTCATAATTTTCTCTCTGCCCTGATGATACGATGCTGTTAGGGTTAAAATCATGCAGACTTTCTCCCGGATCACGGGGTTTCTGTTTCTCATCAGATCTATCAGCCGGTACACCAGATGGATACTTATTAAGTATAAGGCATTTTCAGATATTTGCATCTGGGGAgataaaattgatttaattaaaaaaacaatcaatttATTTGGTCAGGTGGGCTGTAATTCAggaatacttaattttttttaaaacaaatatcgaCTATTCTTGTCGTATATTTAGAATTTTGGCTAAGTACTACGTAAGACACGGGAAGAGGAAAATACGATTGAATATATGATTCTGCCTACGGTACTCTGCATACATATGTCATGTCTGGCTTAATAGAAAGATTGATTTCATCAACCTTGTTTTAATTACCCGCTTTTCAATTTCAGGTTGATGTAAAAATCTTTTGAGCGTACATGAAATAAATACCTTCAGTTAGCTTAACAAGCACAGCAAGTAACGTTATTTAACTGAAATTGAAAATGACTCTAAGAAACCTATCGGTTATAGGTTTCTTAGAGTTATCTATCTACGTATCTCTTAAAGATGAACCCTTATACTGTCGCTTCGATGTCCGtttgtatgatttttttgtagtagaggaggacaatttattataaacccGTGTAGAAATTAACATCGTATATATACGTCTGTGGAACCTTGATGAAAATCGAGCTTCTAGATCAATCTAATCAAAGATCAGGCCAGGGTATTAACGATCCATTGGTCTAATAAATTAAAGCTTATTGGAGTGTGATAATTAACATTAGATTTGGAGAGTTTTAGAttcctttttcttattttttttttggtgggCAAATAAAAATATCGTATTGTGAAATGGCTTGATATGAATTATTGATAGCTTCGACTTAAAGGTTCAGATTTGAGTAATTGAGTTTTGAGGCTGAAAGTGAAGAGAGACTCTTTTTGAGTcatgaaatttttttaataatcgaTGTTAGGCGTAACGTATTGGTTATACCTGATCCAGAACGCTGTGCAAAGCCTGCAGCTGCGTTAGATGGTCAGGAGAATGTAGTTGTCTGTTGATAAGTCGCAGTCCAAGTCGACCAAACCCGAGGGCGGCGCGGGTTATGTCCACGTGGGGCGCGTACAGTGATGGCTGCATAGATTCCAGCCGCTGAGCTGCTGGTCGCTCTAAAATACACAATCATTATGCTAGCCAAGTGTCTGTATGGAACAttaacttagtatactagcatAATAGACACTCTCCTCGTTATGGCGAGCCTAAATTTagaatgttcatgtgtgctagttttacataTGTGTTggtgagttagtgaagtgtgtagtattttgcgtTTGGACAatcaatattgataaacggcgtcatattcacttatacaatattttaattt contains:
- the LOC126964658 gene encoding uncharacterized protein LOC126964658; this encodes MFCPHKNSYLQLVCEMNPRVVNKAVDQAMERKEFDPHTERPAAQRLESMQPSLYAPHVDITRAALGFGRLGLRLINRQLHSPDHLTQLQALHSVLDQMQISENALYLISIHLVYRLIDLMRNRNPVIREKVCMILTLTASYHQGREKIMTRPIIIKELLWLIVRDRKEIRYAAAHTLKTLSEHRCALPMLLEDDTIIETLLKMVTNDHKGIVSSHLRTIANLTDWNQERPLKANAFQIMLKLFEDEDPKIVCGAMGCMTQLCKHDVGKKLADDNDLTFVLRPFLVSNEVEVRISAVTLMQYTTHTTRSKWRAKECCEELTKNLVSLCHGQARPMMQLSAMQVLINLCDCPDIRSHMKWHWERRIKSIPIRTHEDWDGTSETTSYGFETGHNYRTMCIEKIETIKNEYGDNPEVVNVHSYLRRLKEVRERLLYAINWKSYKD